The following proteins are co-located in the Oceanibaculum indicum P24 genome:
- a CDS encoding tripartite tricarboxylate transporter substrate binding protein — translation MYKRTLLSTAAAALMAATAFFPGESRAAAPDCSTAQLIVPWGAGGDTDIVFRTFVDAINKSGVKPELQVVNIGGQGGNRGSGEARKAKPDGCTLVAIHESVITSFLTGRVDYTYDAFEPISLVTYTPSIIGAYAKAPYATMKEMIDAAKKEPKSITAGVTLGSTSHFIFLLVEDATGAEFRYVSYEGTRERNTALLAGNVMLGETNILTAKQYISEGSLKALGIATEKRDEQVADIPTLKEQGVPVTYGLARGVMAPKGTPPEIIRFWEGVFEKAAMDPSLTKAITGASSVVMYKNAADYAAFLKSSFAEHERLAIKIGMYKKP, via the coding sequence ATGTATAAGCGCACACTTCTCTCCACCGCTGCCGCGGCTCTGATGGCCGCAACGGCGTTCTTCCCCGGCGAAAGCCGCGCGGCAGCGCCCGATTGCTCGACCGCGCAGCTGATCGTGCCCTGGGGTGCTGGCGGCGATACCGACATCGTGTTCCGCACCTTCGTCGATGCGATCAACAAGAGCGGCGTGAAGCCCGAGCTGCAGGTCGTAAACATCGGCGGCCAGGGCGGCAACCGCGGTTCCGGCGAGGCCCGCAAGGCGAAGCCCGACGGCTGCACCCTGGTGGCAATCCATGAAAGCGTCATCACCAGCTTCCTGACCGGCCGCGTCGATTACACCTATGACGCGTTCGAGCCGATCTCGCTGGTGACCTACACCCCGTCGATCATCGGTGCCTACGCCAAGGCCCCCTACGCCACCATGAAGGAGATGATCGACGCGGCGAAGAAGGAGCCCAAGAGCATCACCGCCGGTGTCACCCTGGGCTCGACCAGCCATTTCATCTTCCTGCTGGTCGAGGACGCGACCGGCGCCGAGTTCCGCTACGTCTCCTATGAAGGCACGCGCGAGCGCAACACTGCCCTGCTGGCCGGCAACGTGATGCTTGGCGAGACCAACATCCTGACCGCCAAGCAGTATATCTCCGAGGGCTCGCTGAAGGCGCTCGGCATCGCCACGGAGAAGCGCGACGAGCAGGTCGCCGACATCCCCACCCTGAAGGAGCAGGGCGTCCCGGTAACCTACGGCCTGGCGCGCGGCGTCATGGCGCCGAAGGGTACCCCGCCGGAGATCATCCGCTTCTGGGAAGGCGTGTTCGAGAAGGCCGCCATGGACCCGTCGCTGACCAAGGCGATCACCGGCGCCAGCTCGGTCGTCATGTACAAGAATGCCGCCGACTATGCCGCCTTCCTGAAGTCGAGCTTCGCCGAGCATGAAAGGCTGGCGATCAAGATCGGGATGTACAAGAAGCCGTAA
- a CDS encoding pyridoxal-phosphate-dependent aminotransferase family protein encodes MTQVKRGKGFLNTPGPTNVPDRVLNAMHTPAVDLNDPRLLDTVASCFEDMRTVFRTREGRIFMYITNGHGAWEAALVNVLSPGDKLLVPETGNFSAGWRDVAAAYGAEIEEIPNDWRKAIQPSQIAERLAADKDKKIKAVLLVHTDTAVGITADVKAVREAMDKVGHPALLMVDTIASLGTVDFRMDDWGVDVAVAASQKGLMMPPGLGFVAAGPRAIEAHRKATAPRRYWDWGARLEPESYRRFCGTAPEHHMFGMRAALDMLLEEGLENAFRRHQMLADATRAAIEVWSKANVLSFNAVNPAERSNGVTTILVADGYDGAAIREVAREVFQTGLGGGLGKLQGKAFRIGHMGDMNEPMLLGALSAVEASLSYLDIPYERGGVDAAIRSIAASRKRMDQASSPITLVKPGAKPAA; translated from the coding sequence ATGACACAGGTTAAGAGGGGCAAGGGCTTCCTGAACACACCGGGGCCGACCAATGTGCCGGACCGCGTGCTGAATGCGATGCACACCCCGGCCGTGGATCTGAACGATCCCCGCCTGCTCGACACTGTCGCGTCCTGCTTCGAGGATATGCGGACGGTCTTCCGTACCAGGGAAGGCCGTATCTTCATGTACATCACCAACGGCCATGGCGCCTGGGAAGCAGCCCTCGTGAATGTGCTGAGCCCCGGCGACAAGCTGCTGGTGCCGGAAACCGGTAATTTCTCTGCCGGCTGGCGCGATGTTGCGGCCGCCTATGGCGCCGAGATCGAGGAGATTCCGAACGACTGGCGCAAGGCGATCCAGCCGTCGCAGATCGCCGAGCGTCTGGCTGCTGACAAGGACAAGAAGATCAAGGCCGTGCTGCTGGTCCATACCGACACTGCCGTCGGCATCACTGCCGATGTGAAGGCGGTGCGGGAGGCCATGGACAAGGTCGGCCATCCGGCGCTGCTGATGGTCGATACCATCGCCTCGCTGGGCACGGTCGATTTCCGCATGGATGACTGGGGCGTGGACGTGGCTGTCGCCGCCTCCCAGAAGGGGCTGATGATGCCGCCGGGCCTGGGCTTCGTGGCCGCCGGCCCGCGCGCCATCGAGGCGCACAGGAAGGCGACCGCACCGCGCCGCTACTGGGACTGGGGTGCCAGGCTGGAGCCGGAAAGCTATCGCCGGTTCTGCGGTACCGCGCCGGAGCATCACATGTTCGGCATGCGCGCCGCGCTCGACATGCTGCTGGAGGAGGGGCTGGAGAATGCCTTCCGCCGCCACCAGATGCTGGCCGACGCCACCCGCGCGGCCATCGAGGTGTGGAGCAAGGCCAACGTGCTGTCCTTCAACGCGGTCAACCCGGCCGAGCGATCCAACGGTGTGACCACCATCCTGGTTGCCGACGGCTATGACGGGGCGGCGATCCGCGAGGTTGCCCGCGAGGTCTTCCAGACGGGTCTTGGCGGCGGCCTAGGCAAGCTGCAGGGCAAGGCGTTCCGCATCGGCCATATGGGCGACATGAACGAGCCGATGCTGCTGGGCGCGCTCTCGGCGGTTGAGGCGTCGCTGTCCTATCTCGACATCCCCTACGAGCGCGGCGGCGTCGATGCGGCGATCCGCAGCATCGCCGCGTCGCGCAAGCGGATGGATCAGGCCTCGTCGCCGATCACCCTGGTCAAGCCGGGTGCAAAGCCGGCGGCGTAG
- a CDS encoding methyl-accepting chemotaxis protein, with translation MLNNLRISAKLPLAFAIIVAIMFAVSAVSFWKVSEVQDAIERVEATDMMLSHIEELGTAIIDQQRAIRGYLISGDPSYLAPYNSGAENFAAALTALKADMQRDNDPQQSQRLEQVVGLHKQWIDTVASRQIAAMGAVDTIEEARTLEAVGAGKAFVDDMNALLREMKKAENAQVAEAVAIQISAITVTYTVIIVGGIAALAVAITLALMLSRGIVTPISRMTDAMTRLAGGDKTIEIPAVGRKDEVGEMAEAVQVFKDNLIRNEEMAAAAAREQEERNARATRIEQLTNSFRTSVEALLENVSHSAETMQATARSMSDTAVETTERATSVAAAAEQASQNVNAVSAAAEELANSIAEISRQVSQSTTLATEAAKEAEQTNNVVQELAEAANRIGEVISMINDIAEQTNLLALNATIEAARAGDAGKGFAVVASEVKSLASQTARATEDIGSQIGSIQATTNSAVEAIRRIGERINEMNGITTMVAAAVEEQQAATSEIARNVEQAAAGANEVSSNIGSVSSAAQVTGASANEVLTSSVELGDKAGTLQREVSGFLRDVNAA, from the coding sequence ATGCTGAACAATCTTCGAATTTCCGCGAAGCTGCCCCTCGCCTTTGCGATCATCGTCGCCATCATGTTCGCGGTCAGCGCCGTATCCTTCTGGAAAGTTTCAGAAGTGCAGGACGCAATCGAGCGTGTCGAAGCGACCGACATGATGCTCAGCCATATTGAGGAGCTTGGCACGGCCATCATCGATCAGCAGCGCGCCATCCGCGGCTATCTGATCAGCGGCGATCCTTCCTATCTTGCGCCCTACAACAGCGGTGCCGAGAATTTTGCTGCCGCGTTGACCGCCCTGAAGGCTGACATGCAAAGGGATAACGATCCCCAGCAGAGTCAGCGCCTGGAGCAGGTGGTGGGCCTTCATAAACAATGGATCGATACGGTCGCCTCCCGCCAGATTGCCGCGATGGGGGCTGTGGATACCATCGAGGAAGCCCGTACCCTGGAGGCCGTCGGTGCTGGCAAGGCCTTCGTGGATGACATGAATGCTCTGCTCCGGGAGATGAAGAAGGCTGAAAACGCGCAGGTTGCGGAGGCTGTCGCTATCCAGATATCGGCTATCACCGTGACTTACACCGTGATCATTGTCGGCGGCATCGCCGCCCTGGCGGTTGCAATCACGCTGGCCCTGATGCTGTCCCGTGGCATCGTCACCCCGATCAGCCGCATGACTGACGCCATGACCCGTCTGGCCGGTGGCGACAAGACCATCGAGATCCCGGCGGTCGGCCGCAAGGACGAGGTCGGCGAGATGGCCGAGGCGGTTCAGGTCTTCAAGGACAATCTGATCCGCAATGAGGAGATGGCCGCCGCCGCCGCCCGCGAGCAGGAGGAACGGAACGCCCGTGCCACCCGCATCGAGCAGCTGACCAACAGCTTCCGCACCAGCGTGGAAGCGCTGCTGGAGAACGTCTCGCACTCCGCCGAGACCATGCAGGCGACCGCCCGCTCGATGAGCGACACTGCGGTCGAGACCACCGAACGCGCCACCTCCGTGGCTGCCGCCGCCGAGCAGGCCTCGCAGAATGTGAACGCCGTCTCCGCCGCTGCGGAAGAGCTGGCCAACTCCATCGCCGAGATCAGCCGGCAGGTGTCGCAGTCCACGACCCTAGCGACCGAGGCCGCCAAGGAAGCCGAGCAGACCAACAATGTGGTGCAGGAACTGGCGGAAGCCGCCAACCGCATCGGCGAGGTGATCAGCATGATCAACGACATCGCCGAGCAGACCAACCTGCTGGCGCTGAACGCCACCATCGAGGCCGCACGGGCCGGCGACGCCGGCAAGGGCTTCGCGGTCGTGGCCTCCGAGGTGAAGAGCCTGGCCAGCCAGACCGCCCGCGCGACCGAGGATATCGGCAGCCAGATCGGTTCGATCCAGGCCACGACAAACTCGGCTGTCGAGGCGATCCGCCGGATCGGTGAGCGCATCAACGAGATGAACGGCATCACCACGATGGTCGCTGCCGCCGTCGAGGAACAGCAGGCCGCCACCTCGGAGATCGCCCGCAATGTCGAGCAGGCCGCCGCCGGCGCCAACGAGGTGTCGAGCAACATCGGCAGCGTCAGCTCCGCCGCGCAGGTCACTGGTGCCTCGGCCAACGAGGTGCTGACCTCCTCGGTCGAGCTGGGCGACAAGGCCGGCACGCTGCAGCGCGAAGTCAGCGGCTTCCTGCGGGATGTGAACGCCGCCTGA
- a CDS encoding PAS domain-containing protein has product MTDQTGNAKTETEMRPTIRRLLRLWRAQRDRHGGALPRRQDFDPLELGPKLLPYVSIVELDGGRLRFRLCGTGLAKAAGLDLTGAYVDELNPNKDYARYITGLYEQARIARLPLLSESVFIGALEVAKGRTQRLICPLAQDGERVDHFIGTQVFEKSPDSVGDLTMTYAAGFAPGLTRVIGDEA; this is encoded by the coding sequence GTGACGGATCAAACGGGTAACGCCAAGACCGAAACAGAGATGCGGCCCACAATCCGCAGGCTGCTGCGCCTTTGGCGTGCGCAGAGGGACCGGCACGGCGGCGCCCTGCCCCGCCGGCAGGATTTCGATCCGCTGGAGCTGGGGCCGAAGCTGCTGCCCTATGTCAGCATCGTCGAGCTGGACGGGGGGCGTCTACGCTTCCGCCTGTGCGGCACTGGCCTTGCCAAGGCCGCCGGCCTCGACCTGACCGGCGCCTATGTGGACGAGTTGAACCCCAACAAGGACTATGCGCGCTACATCACCGGCCTGTACGAACAGGCAAGGATCGCGCGCCTGCCATTGCTGTCCGAATCGGTCTTCATTGGCGCCCTGGAGGTTGCCAAGGGCCGCACCCAGCGGCTGATCTGCCCCCTCGCCCAGGATGGCGAGAGGGTCGATCATTTCATCGGCACGCAGGTTTTCGAGAAAAGTCCCGATTCGGTCGGCGACCTGACGATGACCTACGCCGCCGGCTTTGCACCCGGCTTGACCAGGGTGATCGGCGACGAGGCCTGA
- a CDS encoding thiamine pyrophosphate-dependent enzyme produces the protein MPNAAQALVEILHRNGIDRVFCVPGESFLGIMDALHDSPIDVVTARHEASAGFMAVADARLTARPGVLLVSRGPGATNAAIALHTAEQDAVPLILIVGQIEKKDLRREAFQEIDYGRMYGGIAKWVAEAIDAEQVPELTAKAVRIATSGTPGPVVLVVPEDLQFPEAPMSAGVVQQRRPSVPAPQDIADVRALLEKAQRPLIIAGGGLDVPGGREALLAFAERWNVPVAVSFRRQDLFPNAHPLYAGDLGLANPKQQIAAFQDSDLILALGTRLGDITTQNYSFPDYPRPRQALVHCHDDSRIIGQHFIADVGIAASPKALAETLADGTALPARDWSGMVRALYEDYATWTVKAAPDGVVFGNVVHALNEVLEEDGIVVADAGTLSSHVYRHVPFRHPQRLLAPISGAMGYGVPGAVAAALRHPGRQVICLVGDGGFMMTGSEFMTAVARQLPLLILLSNNSSYASIRIHQERHYPGRVVATDLVNPDFAALARAYGAAGYIIEREEDIRPVLREAVQATGPRLVEVKASLETYLPATVSRANAAD, from the coding sequence ATGCCGAACGCCGCCCAGGCCCTTGTCGAAATTCTGCACCGCAACGGCATCGACCGGGTGTTCTGCGTGCCGGGCGAAAGCTTCCTCGGCATCATGGACGCGCTGCACGACTCCCCCATCGATGTGGTGACGGCCCGGCACGAGGCCAGCGCCGGCTTCATGGCGGTCGCCGATGCAAGGCTGACCGCCCGGCCTGGCGTGCTGCTGGTCAGCCGCGGCCCCGGCGCCACCAATGCCGCGATTGCCCTGCACACGGCGGAGCAGGACGCGGTGCCGCTGATCCTGATCGTCGGCCAGATCGAGAAGAAGGATCTGCGGCGCGAGGCGTTCCAGGAAATCGACTATGGCCGCATGTATGGCGGCATCGCCAAATGGGTGGCCGAGGCCATCGACGCCGAGCAGGTGCCAGAGCTGACCGCCAAGGCGGTGCGCATCGCCACCAGCGGCACGCCGGGCCCGGTCGTGCTGGTGGTGCCGGAGGATCTGCAGTTCCCGGAAGCGCCAATGTCGGCCGGCGTGGTACAGCAGCGCCGGCCCTCCGTTCCCGCTCCTCAGGATATTGCCGATGTGCGCGCGCTGCTGGAAAAGGCACAGCGTCCGCTGATCATCGCCGGCGGCGGACTGGATGTGCCGGGCGGGCGCGAGGCGCTGCTGGCCTTCGCCGAACGCTGGAACGTGCCGGTCGCGGTCAGCTTCCGCCGGCAGGATCTGTTCCCCAACGCGCATCCGCTCTATGCTGGCGATCTGGGCCTCGCCAACCCGAAGCAGCAGATCGCTGCCTTCCAGGACAGCGACCTGATTCTGGCGCTGGGCACAAGGCTGGGCGACATCACCACGCAGAATTACAGCTTCCCGGACTACCCGCGTCCTCGTCAGGCGCTGGTGCATTGCCATGACGATTCCCGCATCATCGGCCAGCATTTCATCGCCGATGTCGGTATCGCGGCCTCGCCAAAGGCGCTGGCGGAGACACTGGCAGACGGTACGGCTCTGCCCGCGCGCGACTGGTCGGGCATGGTTCGCGCGCTCTACGAGGACTATGCAACCTGGACCGTGAAGGCGGCGCCGGACGGTGTGGTGTTCGGCAATGTCGTCCATGCGCTGAACGAGGTGCTGGAGGAAGACGGCATCGTCGTCGCCGATGCCGGCACGCTGTCCAGCCATGTCTATCGCCATGTCCCCTTCCGCCATCCGCAGCGCCTGCTGGCGCCGATCTCCGGCGCCATGGGCTATGGCGTGCCTGGCGCGGTCGCCGCCGCCCTGCGCCATCCCGGGCGGCAGGTGATCTGCCTGGTCGGCGATGGCGGCTTCATGATGACCGGTTCGGAGTTCATGACGGCTGTGGCGCGCCAGCTGCCGCTGCTGATCCTGCTGTCGAACAACAGCAGCTATGCCTCCATCCGCATCCATCAGGAGCGGCATTATCCGGGGCGCGTGGTCGCCACCGATCTGGTGAACCCCGACTTCGCGGCGCTGGCACGGGCCTATGGCGCCGCCGGCTACATCATCGAGCGCGAGGAGGACATCCGCCCGGTGCTGCGCGAGGCGGTGCAGGCGACCGGTCCGCGTCTGGTCGAGGTGAAGGCGAGCCTTGAAACCTATCTGCCGGCCACCGTCTCGCGGGCGAACGCGGCGGACTGA
- a CDS encoding flagellin produces MAAGNNSINTNVGALVALQNLNSINSRLDTTQNRVSTGFKVTGAVDDASSFSIAQGLRGEMKAYGAVSQGLANARGVMKVAEAGATAVSDLVGDIKKKVVELANAAITTAQRSILTSDFNQLVDQARAFLNQATFQGNNLLNSGAATTNVISDIDGSTIELRPNDLIGDLDTFSGAADVSSASAATSTLDALATFESAVNTALGNIGADTRKLNFQDDFIGKIADAVEVGLGSIVDADLAKESARLQALQIQ; encoded by the coding sequence ATGGCCGCAGGTAATAACTCCATCAATACCAATGTCGGCGCTCTCGTCGCCCTGCAGAATCTGAACAGCATCAACAGCCGTTTGGATACGACGCAGAACCGTGTTTCGACCGGTTTCAAGGTGACTGGCGCTGTCGATGACGCTTCCAGCTTCTCGATCGCTCAGGGTCTGCGCGGCGAGATGAAGGCCTACGGTGCCGTCTCTCAGGGCCTCGCCAATGCGCGCGGTGTCATGAAGGTTGCCGAAGCCGGCGCCACGGCGGTGTCCGATCTGGTCGGCGACATCAAGAAGAAGGTCGTTGAGCTGGCGAACGCCGCCATCACGACGGCACAGCGCTCGATCCTGACTTCTGACTTCAATCAGCTGGTCGATCAGGCCCGTGCCTTCCTGAACCAGGCGACGTTTCAGGGCAACAACCTGCTGAACTCCGGCGCGGCGACGACCAACGTCATCTCGGACATCGATGGTTCGACCATCGAACTGCGTCCGAATGACCTGATCGGCGATCTGGACACCTTCTCGGGTGCCGCGGACGTCAGCAGCGCCTCGGCGGCGACCTCGACGCTGGATGCGCTGGCCACCTTCGAGTCGGCGGTCAACACCGCGCTCGGCAACATCGGTGCCGATACCCGTAAGCTGAACTTCCAGGACGATTTCATCGGCAAGATCGCTGATGCCGTGGAAGTGGGCCTCGGGTCCATCGTCGATGCCGACCTGGCAAAGGAATCGGCAAGGCTGCAGGCCCTGCAGATCCAGC
- a CDS encoding aspartate dehydrogenase has product MSVSSAPLRVAVGGFGAIGFALAKALDDGIDGLALAAVSARDKKKAADKMEGFRAPVPVVDLEALAELADIVVECAPSTVFRSIGEPALKAGRIFVPLSVGQLLVHDDLKDIAIAHGGRIVVPTGALIGLDAVRAAAEGNIESVTMVTRKPPRGLMGAPYLEQNNISLEGLNEAKLIFDGSARDGAKGFPANVNVAAALSLAGIGPDRTRLQIWADPAVTRNTHRIEVEADSARFAMSIENVPSEENPKTGKITALSAIACLRGLVAPMRVGT; this is encoded by the coding sequence ATGTCCGTTTCAAGCGCCCCCTTGCGTGTTGCTGTCGGCGGTTTCGGGGCCATCGGCTTCGCCCTGGCGAAGGCCCTGGATGACGGCATCGACGGGCTGGCGCTGGCGGCGGTCTCCGCTCGCGACAAGAAGAAGGCCGCCGACAAGATGGAAGGTTTCCGAGCACCGGTCCCGGTGGTCGATCTGGAGGCACTGGCGGAACTGGCGGACATCGTCGTCGAATGCGCGCCGTCCACCGTGTTCCGTTCCATCGGCGAGCCGGCCCTGAAGGCGGGCCGCATCTTCGTGCCGCTCAGCGTTGGCCAGCTGCTGGTGCATGACGATCTGAAGGACATCGCCATCGCCCATGGCGGTCGCATCGTGGTGCCGACCGGCGCGCTGATCGGGCTGGACGCGGTGCGCGCCGCCGCCGAGGGCAACATCGAGAGCGTGACCATGGTGACCCGCAAGCCGCCGCGCGGGCTGATGGGCGCGCCCTATCTGGAGCAGAATAACATCTCGCTGGAAGGGCTGAACGAGGCGAAGCTGATCTTCGACGGTTCCGCCCGCGATGGCGCCAAGGGGTTCCCGGCCAATGTGAATGTTGCTGCCGCCCTCAGCCTGGCCGGCATCGGGCCGGACCGCACGCGGCTGCAGATCTGGGCTGACCCGGCGGTGACGCGCAACACCCACCGCATCGAGGTGGAGGCAGACAGCGCGCGCTTTGCCATGAGCATCGAGAATGTGCCGTCCGAGGAGAATCCGAAAACCGGCAAGATCACCGCGCTCAGCGCCATTGCCTGCCTGCGTGGGCTGGTCGCGCCGATGCGGGTCGGCACCTGA
- a CDS encoding tripartite tricarboxylate transporter TctB family protein, with product MNRLNRDTITAIVLLLVCGAFFWQTFYIREIPFSTMGSDVWPRFALTLMFVLVMIYLVQSVATPPAEGERRSLRAWLKGYSSAITCFGMFFLFLLALPYLGMLVSGALFVFLTQGIIGRRDPRSLLLHAIISIVAVGGMWAIFRYGLGVAMPVGELFR from the coding sequence ATGAACCGCCTCAACCGCGACACGATCACCGCCATCGTGCTGCTGCTCGTCTGCGGAGCCTTCTTCTGGCAGACCTTCTACATCCGCGAAATTCCCTTCTCCACCATGGGCTCGGACGTCTGGCCGCGTTTCGCGCTGACGCTCATGTTCGTCCTGGTGATGATCTATCTGGTGCAGTCGGTCGCCACGCCGCCCGCAGAGGGCGAGCGCCGCAGCCTGCGCGCCTGGCTGAAAGGCTACAGCAGTGCGATCACCTGCTTCGGCATGTTCTTCCTGTTCCTGCTGGCCCTGCCCTATCTCGGCATGCTGGTCAGCGGCGCGCTGTTCGTCTTCCTGACGCAGGGCATCATCGGCCGGCGCGACCCGCGCAGCCTGCTGCTGCACGCAATCATCTCCATCGTCGCCGTTGGCGGCATGTGGGCGATCTTCCGCTACGGGCTTGGCGTCGCCATGCCCGTCGGCGAGCTGTTCCGGTAA
- a CDS encoding tripartite tricarboxylate transporter permease, translating to MIFENLFSAFEAVFALHNLGLMAAGVACGLIAGSIPGFTITMAVVLTLPFTFGMSSVEGLSTMLGVYVGGLTGGMFASALIGIPGTPSAISTTFDGFPMSRAGRPGLALGLGLWSSFLAGILSAIVLVVMAPTLAAIGLEFGPWDFFTLVCFALTIAASLSDGALVKGLIAGVFGMVLAAVGEDAINGAERLTFGIESWRAGFDFLPVLIGLFAFSQLLSDMQDTEAARKPMLSGRHAAVRMEHLESIRLNFRHWLTVVRSSAIGLFIGLLPAAGSSISNILAYDQEKKASKHPEKFGTGIPEGVIASEASNNATAGGALIMMMALGIPGDAVTAVMLGALTIHNIAPSPTFISTQPQLAYAIMVAYFLANFMTLALTSGCLRIFMLVTRVPLYILGVVILAYCAIGVFTLSNVISDIWTLLMFGILGFVMQQRGFPLTPMVLGVVLGPVAELNLSRALSTSDDLTLFVTRPWALFFTVMAVFSICFPLYQRAREKGYAWSRYYGAAFMAAIGLPLLMMEGWFRTGLGGLLILAAVAIAWRRQRNAG from the coding sequence ATGATCTTCGAGAATCTGTTCTCCGCCTTCGAGGCTGTCTTCGCCCTGCATAATCTGGGGCTGATGGCTGCCGGCGTGGCCTGCGGCCTGATTGCAGGCTCGATCCCCGGCTTCACCATCACCATGGCGGTGGTGCTGACCCTGCCCTTCACCTTCGGGATGAGTTCCGTCGAGGGCTTGTCCACCATGCTGGGCGTCTATGTTGGCGGCCTGACCGGCGGCATGTTCGCCTCGGCGCTGATCGGTATTCCCGGCACACCATCCGCCATATCGACGACCTTCGACGGCTTCCCGATGTCGCGCGCCGGCCGGCCCGGCCTGGCGCTGGGGCTTGGCCTGTGGTCGTCCTTCCTGGCCGGCATCCTTTCGGCCATCGTTCTGGTCGTCATGGCGCCAACGCTGGCCGCCATCGGGCTGGAATTCGGCCCCTGGGACTTCTTCACCCTGGTCTGCTTCGCGCTGACCATCGCCGCGAGCCTGTCGGACGGCGCGCTGGTCAAGGGGCTGATCGCCGGCGTGTTCGGCATGGTGCTGGCCGCCGTCGGCGAGGATGCTATCAACGGCGCCGAACGGCTGACCTTCGGCATCGAAAGCTGGCGCGCGGGCTTCGACTTCCTGCCCGTGCTGATCGGGCTGTTCGCCTTCAGCCAGTTGCTGTCCGACATGCAGGATACGGAGGCGGCCCGGAAGCCGATGCTGTCCGGCAGGCACGCCGCCGTGCGCATGGAGCATCTGGAATCCATCCGCCTCAATTTCCGGCACTGGCTCACGGTGGTCCGGTCCTCCGCCATCGGCCTGTTCATCGGGCTGTTGCCGGCGGCCGGCAGTTCGATCTCGAATATCCTGGCCTATGACCAGGAAAAGAAGGCTTCGAAGCATCCCGAGAAATTCGGCACCGGCATTCCCGAAGGCGTGATCGCCTCCGAAGCCTCGAACAACGCCACGGCGGGTGGCGCGCTCATCATGATGATGGCGCTCGGCATCCCCGGCGACGCGGTGACGGCAGTGATGCTGGGCGCGCTGACCATCCACAATATCGCACCCAGCCCCACCTTCATCTCCACCCAGCCGCAGCTGGCCTACGCCATCATGGTCGCCTATTTCCTGGCGAACTTCATGACGCTGGCGCTGACCTCCGGCTGCCTGCGCATCTTCATGCTGGTCACGCGGGTACCGCTCTACATTCTGGGCGTCGTCATCCTGGCTTATTGCGCCATCGGCGTGTTCACGCTGAGCAACGTGATCTCCGACATCTGGACGCTGCTGATGTTCGGCATATTGGGCTTCGTCATGCAGCAGCGCGGCTTCCCGCTGACGCCGATGGTGCTGGGCGTGGTGCTGGGGCCAGTGGCGGAGCTGAACCTGTCCCGCGCGCTATCCACCAGTGACGATCTGACCCTGTTCGTCACCCGCCCCTGGGCGCTGTTCTTCACGGTGATGGCGGTGTTCTCGATCTGCTTCCCGCTGTACCAGCGCGCACGGGAGAAGGGCTATGCCTGGAGCCGCTATTACGGAGCGGCCTTCATGGCCGCCATCGGCCTGCCGCTGCTGATGATGGAGGGCTGGTTCCGCACCGGGCTTGGCGGGTTGCTGATCCTGGCGGCGGTCGCCATCGCCTGGCGCCGCCAGCGTAATGCCGGCTGA